In one Shewanella loihica PV-4 genomic region, the following are encoded:
- a CDS encoding helix-turn-helix transcriptional regulator, which translates to MKSPATESTTKHAADPQRLGRKSAKAQAIAREKQQTKEQANFSLAKELGGIELLDASYHQQNFSRHSHEGYTVGVIETGAQRFYRTGGDHTAPQHSIILVNADEVHNGRSATDFGWSYRAMYPLPQQFARVHDELGGKAGDAPYFPEPVVHDKPLAELLRLTFDTLSSSDNALLRESLIYTSLARLMSHHGASRPVEKSLRPTAHLALVKQFLDDMPTADVSLDALAKLAGLSPFYLIKQFQRQYGLPPHAYQIQGRIRLAKQMIRQGCKLLEVALACGFHDQSHLNRHFKRAMGVTPGQYAREVEDCRARG; encoded by the coding sequence ATGAAGTCACCAGCAACTGAGTCAACAACCAAGCATGCCGCTGATCCCCAACGTCTCGGCCGTAAATCGGCAAAGGCCCAAGCAATAGCCCGAGAAAAGCAGCAGACAAAAGAGCAGGCCAACTTCAGCCTGGCAAAGGAGCTGGGCGGCATAGAGCTACTGGATGCCAGTTACCATCAGCAAAACTTCTCGCGCCACAGCCACGAGGGCTATACGGTGGGCGTTATCGAAACCGGCGCCCAACGTTTCTATCGCACCGGCGGCGATCACACGGCGCCTCAGCATAGCATCATATTGGTAAACGCAGATGAGGTGCATAACGGCCGCTCGGCCACAGACTTTGGCTGGTCCTATCGCGCCATGTATCCGCTGCCGCAGCAATTTGCCAGAGTCCACGATGAGCTAGGCGGTAAGGCTGGCGACGCGCCCTATTTTCCCGAGCCTGTGGTGCACGACAAGCCATTAGCAGAGCTGTTACGCCTCACCTTCGACACATTAAGTAGCTCTGATAATGCCCTGCTACGTGAGAGTCTTATCTACACCAGCCTGGCGCGCCTGATGTCCCATCATGGCGCAAGTCGCCCGGTCGAGAAGTCGCTGCGGCCAACGGCGCACCTGGCACTGGTAAAGCAGTTTCTGGATGATATGCCCACCGCCGATGTCTCCCTCGATGCGCTGGCCAAACTGGCGGGCCTTAGCCCCTTCTATCTGATCAAGCAGTTCCAGCGCCAGTATGGCCTGCCACCCCACGCCTACCAGATCCAGGGGCGTATTCGATTGGCCAAACAGATGATCCGCCAGGGATGCAAGCTGCTGGAGGTGGCGCTAGCCTGTGGTTTTCACGATCAGAGTCACCTCAATCGTCACTTCAAACGCGCCATGGGCGTCACCCCGGGCCAGTATGCCAGAGAGGTCGAAGACTGTAGGGCAAGAGGCTAA
- a CDS encoding AzlC family ABC transporter permease, which translates to MLDNESLGNERIGNASPMRAALKGALAISPLTLAVVPWGILAGSFAIDAGLTPLQSQAMSALVFAGAAQLVALGMIKAGIGLASILITTLLITSRHLLYGMAMRPQISPLPLRWRLTLGFLLTDELFAIANLGKQRSLDPWFAFGGGFSFYLGWNLATAMGITLGHKIENLDALGLDFAIAATFIAIVVPAVKRPSILVCVLVAMVASVVCALMELQAGLLIASLTGMACGQLYAKLSGESWRQA; encoded by the coding sequence ATGCTCGACAACGAAAGCCTAGGTAACGAAAGAATAGGCAATGCATCACCAATGCGTGCGGCGCTCAAGGGGGCGTTGGCCATCTCGCCCCTAACACTTGCAGTCGTTCCCTGGGGCATACTCGCAGGTTCTTTTGCCATAGACGCCGGGCTCACGCCATTGCAAAGCCAGGCCATGTCGGCGCTGGTCTTCGCCGGTGCGGCGCAGCTAGTGGCGCTTGGGATGATCAAGGCGGGGATTGGCCTTGCCAGCATATTAATCACCACCTTGCTGATCACCTCGCGCCACCTGCTCTATGGCATGGCGATGCGCCCACAGATCAGCCCACTGCCGCTAAGGTGGCGACTCACCCTGGGCTTTCTGCTCACCGATGAGCTGTTTGCCATCGCCAACCTAGGCAAACAACGCAGCCTTGATCCCTGGTTCGCCTTCGGCGGCGGCTTTAGCTTCTATCTAGGATGGAACCTGGCCACGGCAATGGGGATAACCCTGGGCCATAAGATAGAGAATCTGGACGCCTTGGGGCTGGATTTCGCCATCGCCGCCACCTTCATCGCCATTGTGGTGCCTGCGGTGAAACGCCCCTCAATCCTAGTGTGTGTGCTGGTCGCCATGGTGGCCAGTGTGGTGTGCGCCCTGATGGAGCTGCAGGCGGGGCTGCTTATCGCCTCCTTGACCGGCATGGCTTGCGGCCAGCTCTACGCAAAACTCAGCGGTGAATCTTGGAGGCAGGCATGA
- a CDS encoding AzlD domain-containing protein codes for MIWLTMLAMTAVIFLSRYLFLEPKLPLRLSKNTLQFLGYSAPAVLTAIAAPILFVRDQQLAITFDNSYLICGLVAVLLAYFTRNTLLTVLVSMALFFIIH; via the coding sequence ATGATCTGGCTTACTATGCTCGCCATGACGGCGGTGATCTTCCTCAGTCGTTACCTGTTTCTCGAGCCGAAACTGCCACTGCGCCTGAGTAAAAATACCCTGCAGTTTCTTGGATATTCCGCGCCTGCAGTGCTAACCGCCATCGCCGCTCCCATACTCTTCGTACGCGACCAGCAACTGGCGATCACATTCGATAACAGCTACCTCATCTGCGGCTTAGTGGCCGTATTACTGGCCTACTTTACCCGCAACACACTGCTGACCGTGCTGGTGAGTATGGCGCTGTTTTTCATCATACATTAG
- a CDS encoding NIPSNAP family protein: MAVTCHVKYIIDPDKLNKFEHYARLWLPLVAKFGGQHHGYFLPSEGANDVALALFSFPSLASYEQYREASVHDKECIAAFEYAKQHKFIRRYERSFMRPLLPE, translated from the coding sequence ATGGCGGTAACCTGTCACGTGAAATACATCATCGACCCGGATAAGCTGAATAAGTTTGAGCACTATGCCAGACTCTGGCTACCTTTGGTGGCCAAGTTTGGTGGGCAACATCACGGCTACTTCCTGCCCAGCGAGGGGGCCAACGATGTCGCCTTGGCGCTATTCAGCTTTCCGTCACTGGCCAGCTACGAGCAATACCGCGAGGCCTCAGTGCATGACAAAGAATGTATCGCCGCCTTCGAGTACGCCAAGCAGCACAAGTTTATCCGCCGCTATGAGCGCAGCTTCATGCGCCCGCTGCTGCCGGAATAA
- a CDS encoding helix-turn-helix transcriptional regulator, producing the protein MRRADRLFQIVQILRHRRLTTAKQLAERLEVSSRTIYRDIQDLCLSGIPIEGEAGVGYLLRQEVNVPPLMFNEQELEAIQVGMRMVQAQGGHELASAAKQAMIKVEAVLPERLKAYQSLMFAPDFYSEGQLFSFLDLLRRTSREREYILLSYQDGKQSSSERQVRPLALYYWQGVWTLLAWCELRGDFRNFRVDRIVGVLPLGSHFQHTPGQEMPDYIAMMQAQYGEC; encoded by the coding sequence ATGCGCCGCGCCGATCGCCTATTTCAAATCGTACAAATTCTCAGACACAGACGCCTCACCACGGCTAAGCAGCTGGCGGAGCGACTCGAGGTCTCTAGCCGTACCATCTATCGGGATATTCAGGATCTCTGCCTGTCGGGGATCCCCATTGAAGGGGAGGCCGGCGTCGGCTATCTGCTGCGCCAGGAGGTGAATGTACCGCCACTGATGTTTAACGAGCAGGAGCTGGAGGCGATACAGGTGGGGATGCGTATGGTGCAGGCCCAGGGGGGCCACGAGCTGGCAAGCGCCGCCAAGCAGGCGATGATCAAGGTCGAGGCCGTGTTGCCCGAGCGGCTCAAGGCCTATCAATCTTTGATGTTTGCCCCCGATTTTTACAGTGAGGGGCAGCTGTTCTCCTTTCTCGACCTGCTGCGCAGGACGTCCCGGGAGCGAGAATATATTCTATTGAGTTATCAAGATGGGAAGCAAAGCAGTAGCGAGCGCCAGGTTCGCCCCCTCGCGCTCTATTACTGGCAAGGGGTCTGGACACTACTTGCCTGGTGCGAGCTGCGCGGTGATTTTCGTAACTTTCGGGTCGATCGCATCGTGGGCGTCTTGCCCCTTGGCAGCCATTTTCAGCACACGCCGGGCCAGGAGATGCCAGATTATATCGCCATGATGCAGGCGCAATATGGCGAGTGTTAG
- a CDS encoding GyrI-like domain-containing protein gives MKTINLAPKSLVGMSVRTNNGAESEAATQKIAPLWQAFMGQYGEQIFGKLPVYGVYYDYASDMDGDYSLMTAVEAGTIEHDDKLTPLTLEGGNYLCFSATGEMPQAVISLWQQIWAYFQRPDCPYRRQYLTDFECYAEPDSVDIYIGVHVEV, from the coding sequence ATGAAGACGATAAACCTCGCCCCCAAGTCACTGGTCGGCATGAGTGTTCGTACCAACAATGGAGCCGAGTCTGAAGCGGCGACGCAAAAAATCGCCCCCCTCTGGCAGGCCTTCATGGGGCAGTATGGCGAGCAGATCTTCGGTAAGTTGCCTGTGTATGGGGTCTATTACGACTATGCCAGCGACATGGATGGCGACTATAGCCTGATGACGGCGGTCGAGGCGGGCACCATAGAGCATGACGACAAGTTAACGCCGCTCACCTTAGAGGGCGGTAACTACCTCTGTTTCAGCGCCACGGGAGAGATGCCCCAGGCGGTGATTTCACTCTGGCAGCAGATCTGGGCTTATTTTCAGCGCCCCGATTGCCCCTATCGTCGCCAGTACCTGACCGATTTTGAGTGCTACGCCGAGCCTGACAGCGTCGATATTTATATCGGCGTCCACGTCGAGGTCTAG
- a CDS encoding VOC family protein translates to MQEPQVLHQAPLQQAPLVWGEIAVEDMARAKAFYQTQFGVRFRDEQMFGMEMAILETEAPQAASIALVKHDMMRPSGAGSILYLHLSDHLAPLAERLERSGVEIALPVMAIKEGECGYSCVIVDSEGNRVGLWAPSLKG, encoded by the coding sequence ATGCAAGAACCGCAAGTGTTACACCAGGCACCTTTACAACAGGCACCTTTAGTCTGGGGCGAGATCGCCGTCGAGGATATGGCGCGGGCCAAGGCCTTCTACCAGACTCAGTTCGGGGTGCGTTTTCGCGATGAGCAGATGTTTGGCATGGAGATGGCCATACTAGAGACTGAGGCGCCCCAGGCGGCCAGCATCGCCCTGGTAAAACATGATATGATGCGCCCAAGTGGAGCCGGCAGCATCCTCTATCTGCACCTTAGCGATCACCTGGCGCCGTTGGCGGAGAGGCTGGAGCGCAGTGGTGTCGAAATCGCTTTGCCTGTCATGGCTATCAAGGAAGGGGAGTGCGGCTATAGCTGCGTCATCGTCGATAGCGAAGGCAATCGCGTCGGCCTCTGGGCACCGAGTCTGAAAGGCTAG
- a CDS encoding phospho-sugar mutase: MQTQIQARIKHWLSLDSDAKSRAEIQALVDQGAQEELVARFAGRLTFGTAGIRGVVGAGPMRMNRLVVQQTSKGVAEYLKAQVENAVSRGVVIGYDGRHDSKQFAEDAASVLTAAGFKVFLTSKVAPTPLVAFGVLHLGAAAGIVVTASHNPPQYNGYKVYWGNGAQIIPPHDTGIAARIELAANSPVDMLPLETAVETGKLVMLEEDYYQAYRQGVLNAEVLQSPARPELVSLAYTAMHGVGAEMAETLLKDIGVTQVYSVAAQREPDGDFPTVNFPNPEEAGAMVLVMAEAHKHGAMLACANDPDADRFAVAVRKPAATPEMLASEAYQMLTGDQVGVLLGHYLLSHASDDQRLLCCTIVSSSLLTRISEACGARCETTLTGFKWLTNVGMSKQTQENRFLFAYEEALGYTVGSMVWDKDGLSALVAFVQLTAELAAKGETLWDRLETIYRQYGYYLNRQVSIALSGEPGAPTIGEQLRALDPSEIAGRALVSVDDISLGVRRFADGREETIDLPRSDVLIYRLQGNARVIVRPSGTEPKVKCYYEVVEPFGEQEGLADVQRRAEAAMAEFVSRHQAGLPNA; the protein is encoded by the coding sequence ATGCAAACACAGATACAGGCAAGGATAAAACATTGGTTGAGTCTCGATAGCGACGCCAAGAGTCGCGCAGAGATCCAGGCCCTGGTCGATCAGGGGGCGCAAGAGGAGCTGGTCGCAAGGTTCGCCGGTCGTCTCACCTTTGGTACCGCGGGCATTCGCGGCGTGGTGGGCGCAGGTCCCATGCGGATGAACCGTCTGGTGGTGCAGCAGACCTCCAAGGGGGTCGCCGAATACCTCAAGGCTCAGGTGGAAAATGCAGTGAGTCGCGGCGTTGTCATCGGCTACGATGGCCGTCACGACTCCAAGCAGTTTGCCGAGGACGCCGCCAGCGTGCTTACCGCCGCGGGTTTCAAGGTGTTCCTCACCAGCAAGGTGGCGCCGACTCCTCTGGTGGCCTTCGGCGTTCTGCATCTAGGGGCGGCGGCCGGCATAGTGGTGACCGCCAGTCACAATCCGCCGCAGTACAATGGCTATAAGGTTTACTGGGGTAATGGCGCGCAGATCATTCCGCCCCATGATACCGGCATCGCGGCCCGTATCGAGCTGGCGGCCAACTCGCCGGTGGATATGTTGCCGCTGGAAACGGCAGTTGAGACTGGTAAGCTGGTGATGCTCGAGGAGGATTACTATCAGGCCTATCGTCAGGGCGTGTTAAACGCAGAGGTGCTGCAAAGCCCCGCCCGTCCCGAGCTGGTGAGCCTGGCCTACACCGCCATGCATGGGGTCGGCGCCGAAATGGCCGAGACCCTGCTTAAGGATATCGGGGTTACACAGGTCTATTCGGTGGCGGCCCAGCGTGAGCCAGACGGTGACTTCCCCACGGTGAACTTCCCCAACCCTGAAGAGGCAGGCGCCATGGTTCTGGTGATGGCCGAGGCTCACAAGCATGGTGCCATGCTGGCCTGCGCCAACGATCCAGACGCCGACCGTTTCGCGGTGGCGGTGCGTAAACCCGCTGCCACGCCAGAGATGCTGGCCTCTGAGGCCTATCAGATGCTGACCGGAGATCAGGTGGGGGTCTTGCTGGGCCATTATCTGCTCTCCCACGCCAGTGATGATCAGCGACTGCTTTGCTGCACCATAGTCTCCTCCAGTTTGCTGACTCGCATCAGTGAGGCTTGCGGCGCCCGCTGCGAGACCACACTCACAGGCTTTAAGTGGCTGACCAACGTCGGCATGAGCAAACAGACTCAGGAGAACCGCTTCCTGTTCGCCTACGAAGAGGCGCTCGGCTACACGGTTGGCAGCATGGTGTGGGACAAGGATGGTCTATCAGCCTTGGTCGCCTTCGTGCAGCTCACTGCTGAGCTGGCCGCCAAGGGGGAGACCCTGTGGGACAGGCTAGAGACCATCTATCGTCAATATGGCTATTATCTCAACCGTCAGGTGAGTATCGCCCTCAGCGGTGAGCCAGGTGCGCCCACCATAGGCGAGCAGCTAAGGGCATTAGATCCCAGCGAGATTGCCGGTAGGGCCCTGGTGTCTGTGGATGACATCAGCCTGGGCGTGCGCCGTTTTGCCGATGGCCGCGAAGAGACGATCGACCTGCCTCGCAGCGACGTGCTCATCTATCGTCTGCAAGGCAACGCTAGGGTGATAGTGCGCCCCTCGGGCACAGAGCCTAAGGTAAAGTGCTATTACGAGGTGGTCGAGCCTTTTGGCGAGCAGGAGGGGCTTGCGGATGTGCAGCGCCGCGCCGAGGCCGCGATGGCGGAATTTGTCTCCCGGCATCAGGCGGGCTTGCCTAACGCCTAA
- a CDS encoding GGDEF domain-containing protein has translation MIANEQMVAVLEALPDPAFILSSSGKYVAVFGGSDARYYHDGRGLIGAYLHEVIKPAKAAWFLQTIDRALSTRHLLIEEYELSNKDVKGLPDEGPVAPIWFEGRIQALDFRVDGEEVVLWVASNISKRHELELRLRELSDTDQLTGLYNRRRLERDFALHFDNFSEQGMPTTILMLDIDNLKQINDAKGHHKGDENILAVAEICRREFRKTDYAYRFGGDEFVVVLPGLLPTQAMAMVEALHQSFNRALSTLAEDELLATISLGMTGIKAGDTSYQDTLRRADMALYQAKDQGKNQLSYIP, from the coding sequence ATGATCGCAAATGAGCAGATGGTCGCCGTGCTAGAGGCACTGCCGGATCCGGCGTTTATTTTGTCCAGTAGCGGCAAATATGTGGCCGTCTTCGGCGGCAGCGATGCGCGCTACTATCACGATGGTCGTGGCCTCATAGGTGCCTACCTCCATGAGGTGATCAAGCCCGCCAAGGCAGCCTGGTTTCTGCAAACCATTGACAGGGCACTCTCGACCCGCCACCTGCTGATCGAAGAATATGAGCTGAGCAACAAGGATGTGAAGGGGCTGCCCGACGAGGGGCCGGTGGCGCCAATCTGGTTTGAGGGGCGAATTCAGGCGCTGGATTTTCGCGTCGACGGCGAAGAGGTAGTGCTCTGGGTCGCCAGTAATATCTCTAAGCGGCACGAGCTGGAGTTAAGGCTCAGGGAACTGAGCGATACGGACCAGCTGACCGGCCTTTATAATCGTCGCCGTCTCGAGCGTGACTTTGCCCTGCATTTCGACAACTTCAGCGAGCAGGGGATGCCAACCACCATATTGATGCTGGATATCGATAACCTGAAACAGATCAACGATGCCAAGGGCCACCATAAGGGGGATGAGAACATCCTGGCCGTAGCCGAGATCTGCCGCCGCGAGTTTCGTAAGACAGACTATGCCTACCGCTTCGGTGGTGATGAGTTTGTGGTGGTCTTGCCGGGTCTGCTGCCGACCCAGGCGATGGCCATGGTCGAGGCGCTGCATCAGAGCTTCAATCGCGCCTTATCTACCCTGGCCGAAGATGAGCTACTGGCCACCATCAGCCTGGGGATGACAGGGATAAAGGCGGGCGATACCTCCTACCAGGATACCCTTAGGCGCGCCGATATGGCCCTGTATCAGGCTAAAGATCAGGGTAAGAATCAGCTGAGCTATATTCCTTAG